A stretch of Microbulbifer sp. SAOS-129_SWC DNA encodes these proteins:
- a CDS encoding FAD-dependent oxidoreductase, with translation MADYRVWECQICGWQYDEAKGWPEDGIAPGTRWEEIPEDWSCPECGAAKADFDMVAISAAGGAPATAEPPSQAQTATVSAPATAPSANRIWECMVCGWVYDEAKGWPEDGIAPGTRWEDIPEDWCCPQCGVSKDEFDMVLVEAPAQPAPAPAAPSTVSDIDPLVIVGTGLAGYNLAREFRKLDRTTPIVLITGDDGTYYSKPLLSASLAHGKTPQQLAGASAEQMAQELNAEILVHTRVSDIDAANRLLTLIPDNGSHSAALRYGKLVLATGAGCRPLPAIDGDGTARLHRVNSLSDYHRFRTALVGRKRVLLMGAGLIGCEFANDLIQAGFAVDVIDPLDWPLATLLPEAAGRDLQRTLETAGVRFHGNSRIDRLERHGGGVRAQLDSGEVVEADIALAALGLQANTGLAEAAGVRIGRGIAVDRQLQTSDRNIYALGDCAEVDGHLLYFVAPLMACARALAQTLDGNPTPVTYGAIPVAVKTTLRPTTVCPPQAGTAGQWQIHADDDGVRAEYRADDGRLLGFALTGAAIAARDALAAECAPLMDD, from the coding sequence ATGGCGGACTACCGCGTTTGGGAATGCCAGATCTGTGGCTGGCAATATGATGAGGCAAAGGGCTGGCCCGAGGACGGCATTGCCCCTGGCACCCGCTGGGAAGAAATCCCGGAAGACTGGAGCTGCCCGGAATGCGGGGCCGCCAAGGCGGATTTCGACATGGTCGCCATCTCCGCTGCCGGCGGCGCGCCGGCAACAGCCGAGCCCCCCTCCCAGGCCCAGACTGCCACCGTTTCCGCTCCGGCTACGGCCCCATCCGCCAACCGTATCTGGGAGTGCATGGTGTGCGGCTGGGTCTATGACGAAGCCAAGGGCTGGCCGGAAGACGGCATTGCCCCCGGCACCCGCTGGGAGGATATCCCCGAGGACTGGTGCTGCCCCCAGTGCGGGGTGAGCAAAGACGAATTCGACATGGTGCTGGTCGAGGCACCGGCGCAACCCGCTCCGGCGCCCGCCGCACCATCTACGGTCAGCGATATCGATCCGCTGGTGATCGTCGGCACCGGTCTGGCCGGCTACAACCTGGCGCGTGAATTCCGCAAGCTCGACCGGACGACGCCCATCGTCCTGATCACCGGCGACGACGGCACCTATTATTCCAAGCCGCTGCTGTCCGCCTCCCTCGCCCACGGCAAGACCCCGCAGCAATTGGCCGGGGCCAGTGCCGAACAGATGGCGCAGGAACTGAACGCGGAAATCCTCGTGCATACCCGCGTGAGTGATATCGATGCCGCCAACCGGCTGCTGACACTGATACCGGATAACGGCAGCCACAGTGCCGCATTGCGCTATGGCAAACTGGTGCTGGCCACCGGCGCCGGCTGCCGGCCCCTGCCCGCCATCGACGGCGACGGCACCGCCCGCCTCCACCGGGTCAACAGCCTCAGCGACTACCACCGCTTCCGCACCGCGCTGGTGGGCCGCAAGCGCGTGCTGCTGATGGGCGCAGGCCTGATCGGCTGCGAGTTTGCCAACGACCTGATCCAGGCCGGGTTCGCTGTGGATGTCATCGACCCGCTCGACTGGCCGCTGGCCACCCTGCTGCCGGAGGCCGCGGGTCGCGATCTGCAGCGCACTCTGGAGACGGCCGGCGTGCGCTTTCACGGCAACAGCCGCATCGATCGTCTGGAGCGCCACGGCGGCGGCGTCCGCGCGCAACTCGACAGCGGCGAAGTGGTCGAGGCCGATATCGCCCTCGCTGCCCTCGGCCTGCAGGCCAACACCGGCCTCGCCGAGGCCGCGGGTGTCCGCATCGGTCGCGGCATTGCCGTCGACCGCCAGCTGCAGACTTCCGACCGCAACATCTACGCCCTCGGTGACTGCGCCGAAGTCGATGGCCACCTGCTCTATTTTGTCGCGCCGCTGATGGCCTGCGCCCGCGCACTGGCGCAGACACTGGACGGCAACCCGACACCGGTGACTTATGGCGCCATCCCGGTGGCGGTAAAGACCACCCTGCGCCCCACCACCGTGTGCCCGCCACAGGCCGGCACCGCCGGTCAGTGGCAGATTCATGCCGACGACGACGGCGTGCGCGCGGAGTACCGCGCCGACGACGGCCGCCTGCTCGGTTTTGCCCTGACCGGTGCCGCCATCGCCGCGCGCGACGCGCTGGCCGCGGAATGCGCGCCGCTGATGGATGACTGA
- a CDS encoding glycerophosphodiester phosphodiesterase, with product MQTPGTLFCFAHRGYRQRATENTLQAIEHALAFDVDGIEIDIWNVGGQLLVQHDRRLGRLIAGSELLTDMCPEVLRSKLLPCGGKVPTLREVLELLGNCAQLNIEIKGPNCAALVARELESYVRDSGSSFEQYLISSFDHRQLYESLQLLPEVRRGVLVSGVPLDLAAGAEPLKAYSLHLSLDFADAELIRDAKRRGLRSYVFTVNNPDDLQLVAAMGADGVFTDEPQLVMDYNLARTTGALLQHVCDTDIDQPQSR from the coding sequence ATGCAGACACCCGGCACCCTGTTCTGTTTCGCCCATCGCGGTTACCGCCAGCGGGCGACGGAAAATACTCTGCAAGCCATCGAGCATGCACTGGCCTTCGATGTCGACGGTATCGAGATCGATATCTGGAATGTCGGCGGCCAGTTGCTGGTGCAACACGACCGCCGCCTGGGCCGCCTGATCGCCGGCAGTGAACTGCTCACCGACATGTGCCCGGAAGTGCTGCGCAGCAAGCTGCTGCCCTGCGGCGGCAAAGTTCCCACGCTGCGCGAGGTGCTGGAGCTGTTGGGCAATTGCGCCCAGCTCAATATCGAGATCAAGGGGCCCAACTGCGCCGCGCTGGTGGCACGCGAACTGGAATCCTACGTGCGCGACAGCGGCAGTAGTTTCGAGCAATACCTGATTTCCTCCTTCGACCACCGCCAGCTCTACGAGAGCCTGCAGCTGCTGCCGGAAGTGCGCCGCGGCGTGCTCGTGTCCGGCGTCCCGCTGGACCTGGCTGCCGGCGCGGAACCGCTCAAGGCCTACTCCCTGCACCTGAGCCTGGATTTCGCCGACGCCGAACTGATCCGCGACGCCAAACGCCGCGGGCTCAGGAGCTATGTATTTACCGTCAACAACCCGGACGACCTGCAGCTGGTGGCGGCGATGGGCGCCGACGGCGTGTTTACCGACGAGCCGCAGCTGGTAATGGATTACAACCTCGCCAGGACCACCGGCGCGCTGTTGCAACACGTGTGCGACACCGATATCGACCAGCCCCAATCGCGCTGA
- a CDS encoding GNAT family N-acetyltransferase — translation MNETATALTTLIADYRDARHGRDIIALMEAYSQDPFGGGEPLSEKCRTQLVEKLAEFPGAFSVLAYRGDEALGLVNCLMGFSTFMCQPLVNIHDVVVSERARGEGVCGAMLDLVAAEAKRRGCCKLTLEVLEKNLPAQVAYRKCGFKAYTLDEEMGQAEFWQRYL, via the coding sequence ATGAACGAGACCGCTACCGCCCTGACCACGCTGATTGCCGACTACCGCGATGCCCGTCACGGGCGCGATATCATTGCGCTGATGGAGGCGTATTCGCAGGATCCGTTCGGTGGCGGCGAGCCGCTGTCGGAGAAGTGTCGCACCCAGCTTGTGGAGAAACTCGCGGAATTTCCCGGCGCGTTCAGTGTACTGGCTTACCGCGGCGACGAGGCGCTGGGGCTGGTGAATTGCCTGATGGGCTTTTCCACCTTTATGTGCCAGCCGCTGGTGAATATCCACGATGTCGTGGTCAGCGAGCGCGCCCGCGGCGAGGGCGTGTGCGGAGCCATGCTGGATCTGGTCGCCGCCGAGGCCAAGCGCCGTGGCTGTTGCAAGCTGACACTCGAAGTGCTGGAAAAAAACCTGCCCGCCCAGGTCGCCTATCGCAAATGCGGCTTCAAGGCCTACACGCTGGATGAGGAAATGGGGCAGGCAGAATTCTGGCAGCGCTACCTGTAG
- the can gene encoding carbonate dehydratase, whose translation MRPLDHLLKNNRQWSLATRDDKPDFFLKLSEQQTPEYLWIGCADSRVPANEIVGLLPGELFVHRNVANVVVHTDLNCLSVLQYAVEILKVRHIIVCGHYGCGGVQAALENSQLGLIDNWLRHIQDVRDKHHTLIDLFQQKERMDLLCELNVLEQVIHVCQTTIVRDAWRRGQPLSVNGWVYGLKDGLVHDLGISISGPEKIAEIYHSALTNIAQRDAE comes from the coding sequence TTGCGCCCCCTGGATCACCTGCTCAAGAATAACCGGCAATGGTCCCTCGCCACTCGCGATGACAAGCCCGATTTCTTCCTCAAGCTCTCCGAGCAACAGACCCCGGAATACCTGTGGATCGGCTGCGCAGACAGCCGCGTACCGGCCAACGAAATCGTCGGCCTGCTGCCGGGCGAACTGTTCGTACACCGCAACGTCGCCAATGTGGTGGTCCACACCGACCTCAACTGCCTGTCGGTGCTCCAGTATGCGGTGGAAATCCTCAAAGTGCGGCACATCATCGTCTGCGGCCATTATGGTTGCGGCGGCGTGCAGGCGGCGCTGGAGAACAGCCAGCTGGGGCTGATCGACAACTGGCTGCGCCACATCCAGGACGTTCGCGATAAACACCACACGCTGATCGACCTGTTCCAGCAGAAGGAGCGTATGGACCTGCTGTGCGAACTCAACGTGCTCGAGCAGGTCATCCACGTTTGCCAGACCACCATCGTGCGCGACGCCTGGCGCCGCGGCCAGCCCCTGTCCGTGAATGGCTGGGTTTACGGGCTCAAGGACGGCCTGGTCCACGATCTCGGCATTTCCATTTCCGGACCGGAGAAAATTGCCGAGATTTACCACAGTGCGCTGACCAATATCGCCCAGCGCGACGCCGAGTAG
- a CDS encoding NUDIX domain-containing protein, giving the protein MSFDDTYRLSAHAVITNEIGEVLQLRATYADRNWGLPGGALDPGETVHEALLRECREELGREVRIDYLSGVYYHRVYHSHVFIFRAHFSDSGSIVLSDEHSELAYFPLAKLSTVQRQRVDDCLQFDGRVRSAKF; this is encoded by the coding sequence ATGTCCTTTGACGACACCTACCGCCTCAGCGCCCACGCCGTGATTACCAATGAAATCGGTGAGGTGCTGCAGCTGCGCGCCACCTATGCCGATCGCAACTGGGGGCTGCCCGGCGGCGCTCTCGACCCGGGGGAAACCGTGCACGAAGCGCTGCTGCGCGAGTGCCGCGAGGAGCTGGGGCGGGAGGTGCGCATCGATTACCTGAGCGGTGTCTACTACCACCGCGTCTACCATTCCCACGTATTTATCTTCCGCGCCCACTTCAGCGATTCCGGCAGCATCGTGCTCTCCGACGAGCACTCGGAGCTGGCTTACTTCCCGCTGGCGAAGCTGTCGACTGTCCAGCGCCAGCGGGTCGATGACTGCCTGCAGTTCGACGGCAGGGTGCGAAGCGCAAAGTTCTGA
- a CDS encoding flavin reductase family protein, protein MSTDSNQALSPNAQQSRALRDTLGQFATGVTVVTTRDAAGQPVGMTVNSFNSVSLEPPLVLWSIDKQSLGYDAFTQQGHFAVHVLKADQQHISNLFAGRGADKFGQVEWRPGPDQIPRLDDCAAYFHCRLAQCIDGGDHTILLGEVLDFSANGGEPLVFHRGRYRALAGD, encoded by the coding sequence ATGAGCACAGACAGTAACCAGGCCCTTTCGCCCAACGCCCAGCAAAGCCGCGCCCTGCGCGACACCCTGGGCCAGTTCGCCACCGGTGTCACCGTGGTCACCACGCGCGACGCCGCCGGCCAGCCGGTGGGTATGACCGTCAACAGCTTCAACTCTGTGTCCCTGGAGCCACCGCTGGTGCTGTGGAGTATCGACAAGCAGTCCCTCGGCTACGATGCCTTCACCCAACAGGGACACTTTGCCGTACACGTGCTCAAGGCCGACCAGCAGCATATCTCCAACCTGTTCGCCGGCCGCGGCGCGGACAAGTTCGGCCAGGTAGAGTGGCGCCCCGGCCCGGACCAGATACCGCGCCTGGACGACTGTGCCGCGTATTTCCACTGCCGCCTGGCGCAGTGCATCGATGGCGGCGACCACACCATTCTGCTGGGTGAAGTACTGGATTTTTCCGCCAACGGCGGCGAACCACTGGTTTTCCACCGCGGCCGCTACCGTGCCCTGGCCGGTGACTGA
- a CDS encoding aminotransferase class I/II-fold pyridoxal phosphate-dependent enzyme — translation MGLELKMPDLGNLSEKVQPLECRVALVSDDRELVDTWVGALNVTAAQHENPYGLQFESVTSAAAEQLALRQDTLQALIVDAGADAGGLAAAEALVDRLHSLRAQLNVFLVAQGCDLSVSVRQRFDELFDRRECNFNQMFRLVQAFVARRASTPFADTLKEYVFSARDAWHTPGHSGGDSLRNSPWVGDFYRFMGEHVFNTDLSVSVQVLDSLLEPHSVIQEAQDLAAQAFGAEHTFFLTNGTSTANKVVIQQILGGGGKIIVDQACHKSVHHAIVMNRCEPVYLKSVLHPEFGIYGPVKRADIEQALDEHGDARLLVLTSCTYDGLRYDLKPIIELAHERGVKVLVDEAWYAHGYFHPELRPTALECGADYVTQSTHKMLSAFSQASMIHVQDPDFDDHRFRENLNMHASTSPQYAMIASLDVARKQVAMEGYGRLEQCLQMVKTLRKAVDETGVFRALTRDDLIAAPLAGDNIRLDPTKVTIDISASGFSGNEMQIKLFDQYGIQVEKTTYNTVSVLVTLGSTESKLLRLIHAFKQLARSPRKRSHAPTPRRLPEFTRFTCLPADAYFADTEELPLMDNGIEAARNLVGRTSADEIVPYPPGIPVLVPGQEISAPIVQYLQQLLQGQNATEIHGLIFRSDEPLLRVVRDEPADKSADKPKGKTSKSARG, via the coding sequence ATGGGTTTGGAACTGAAGATGCCTGATCTGGGCAACCTGAGCGAAAAAGTACAGCCGCTGGAGTGCCGCGTGGCGCTGGTCAGCGACGACCGCGAGCTGGTCGACACCTGGGTCGGCGCCCTGAACGTCACCGCTGCACAGCACGAAAATCCCTACGGATTACAGTTCGAGTCGGTGACCAGCGCCGCGGCGGAACAGCTGGCGCTGCGGCAGGATACCCTGCAGGCATTGATCGTCGACGCCGGCGCTGACGCCGGCGGTTTGGCCGCGGCCGAGGCGCTGGTGGATCGCTTGCACAGCCTGCGCGCGCAGCTGAATGTGTTCCTGGTGGCGCAGGGCTGCGATCTGTCGGTATCGGTGCGCCAGCGCTTCGACGAGTTGTTCGACCGCCGCGAGTGCAACTTCAACCAGATGTTCCGCCTGGTGCAGGCGTTCGTCGCCCGCCGCGCTTCCACGCCCTTTGCCGACACGCTGAAAGAGTACGTTTTCTCTGCCCGCGACGCCTGGCATACGCCCGGTCACTCCGGCGGCGACAGCCTGCGCAACAGTCCCTGGGTTGGCGACTTCTACCGCTTTATGGGCGAGCACGTGTTCAATACCGACCTGTCGGTATCCGTGCAGGTACTCGACAGCCTGCTGGAACCGCACTCGGTGATCCAGGAGGCGCAGGACCTGGCCGCCCAGGCGTTTGGGGCCGAACACACCTTTTTCCTGACCAACGGCACTTCCACTGCCAACAAGGTAGTGATCCAGCAGATTCTCGGCGGCGGCGGCAAGATCATTGTCGACCAGGCCTGCCACAAGTCGGTCCACCACGCGATCGTGATGAACCGCTGCGAGCCGGTGTACCTGAAATCCGTGCTGCACCCGGAGTTCGGTATCTACGGCCCGGTCAAGCGCGCCGATATCGAACAGGCACTGGACGAGCACGGCGACGCGCGCCTGCTGGTGTTGACCTCCTGTACCTACGACGGCCTGCGCTACGACCTGAAACCGATCATCGAATTGGCCCACGAGCGCGGTGTCAAGGTGCTGGTCGACGAGGCCTGGTACGCGCACGGCTACTTCCACCCGGAACTGCGCCCGACCGCGCTGGAGTGCGGTGCCGACTATGTGACCCAGAGTACGCACAAGATGCTGTCGGCCTTCTCCCAGGCCAGCATGATCCACGTGCAGGACCCGGATTTCGACGATCACCGCTTCCGCGAAAACCTCAACATGCACGCGTCCACCAGCCCGCAATACGCGATGATTGCGAGCCTGGACGTGGCGCGCAAACAGGTGGCGATGGAAGGTTACGGGCGCCTCGAGCAGTGCCTGCAGATGGTCAAGACCCTGCGCAAGGCCGTGGATGAGACCGGCGTCTTCCGCGCATTGACCCGCGATGACCTGATCGCCGCGCCGCTGGCGGGAGACAACATCCGTCTCGATCCGACCAAGGTCACCATCGATATCTCCGCCAGTGGCTTCTCCGGCAACGAGATGCAGATCAAGCTGTTCGACCAGTACGGTATTCAGGTGGAGAAGACCACCTACAATACTGTCAGCGTGCTGGTGACCCTGGGCAGCACCGAGAGCAAACTGCTGCGGCTGATTCACGCGTTCAAGCAGCTGGCGCGCAGCCCGCGCAAGCGCTCCCACGCGCCGACGCCGCGACGCCTGCCGGAGTTCACGCGTTTCACCTGCCTGCCGGCGGACGCCTACTTTGCCGACACCGAAGAGCTGCCGCTGATGGACAACGGCATCGAGGCGGCGCGCAATCTGGTGGGCCGCACCAGCGCTGATGAGATCGTGCCCTATCCGCCGGGCATTCCGGTACTGGTGCCGGGCCAGGAAATCTCCGCGCCGATCGTGCAATACCTGCAGCAGCTGTTGCAGGGGCAGAACGCCACCGAGATTCATGGCCTGATCTTCCGTTCCGACGAGCCGCTGTTGCGCGTGGTGCGCGACGAACCTGCGGACAAGTCAGCGGACAAACCGAAAGGCAAAACGTCCAAATCCGCCCGCGGCTGA
- a CDS encoding phospholipase A, producing MLRRRYLFTAAHLLWVLTIATPVVAEPPAAAGDNESQHQEDPRLTVEQREEACLSEQLLVAPADITVQEMRDFCAREARIQPSERAPRPVFSSVPEPTPEAEAPNQPRVSERAEAIRDAASNPFTLASHKTNYLLPVVYNPAPNKAGFEDFENAGTPVALDRIEVQFQLSVQVPVWRGFLGKASFMSVAYTNRSFWQAYNSEDSAPFRETNHEPELIMTWLNDWSLLGFRNVANQLAFNHQSNGRSEPLSRSWNRVYANFFFERDNYFFTFKPWYRIPEKAENDDNPDIEDYLGYFELTAGYRGAGQKFSVLLRNNLQSQNRGAVELRWGFPIGNRVRGYVKYFNGYGESLIDYDESVQTLGIGFELAQGF from the coding sequence TTGTTGCGTCGCCGCTACCTGTTTACCGCCGCCCACCTGCTGTGGGTGCTCACCATTGCCACCCCCGTCGTTGCCGAGCCGCCCGCAGCAGCGGGCGATAACGAATCACAGCATCAGGAAGATCCCAGGCTCACTGTAGAGCAGCGCGAAGAGGCCTGTCTCAGCGAGCAACTGCTGGTCGCGCCGGCCGATATCACCGTGCAGGAAATGCGTGATTTCTGTGCCCGTGAGGCGCGCATACAGCCATCGGAACGGGCGCCGCGCCCGGTGTTCAGCTCGGTGCCGGAACCGACTCCGGAAGCCGAAGCGCCAAACCAGCCCAGGGTCAGCGAGCGCGCGGAGGCGATCCGCGACGCCGCCAGCAACCCGTTTACGCTGGCCTCGCACAAGACCAATTACCTGCTGCCGGTGGTCTACAACCCGGCGCCGAACAAGGCCGGCTTCGAGGATTTTGAAAACGCCGGGACGCCGGTGGCCCTGGATCGCATCGAAGTGCAGTTCCAGTTGTCGGTGCAGGTGCCGGTGTGGCGCGGCTTCCTCGGCAAGGCCTCGTTCATGAGTGTCGCCTACACCAACCGCAGTTTCTGGCAGGCCTACAACTCCGAGGATTCGGCGCCGTTTCGCGAGACTAACCACGAGCCGGAACTGATCATGACCTGGCTCAACGACTGGAGCCTGCTGGGTTTTCGCAACGTGGCCAACCAGCTGGCGTTCAACCACCAGTCCAACGGCCGCAGCGAGCCACTGTCGCGCAGCTGGAACCGGGTTTACGCCAATTTCTTCTTCGAGCGCGACAACTATTTCTTCACCTTCAAACCCTGGTACCGGATTCCGGAAAAGGCCGAGAACGACGACAACCCGGATATCGAGGATTACCTCGGATATTTCGAGCTGACCGCCGGCTATCGCGGCGCCGGGCAAAAGTTTTCCGTGCTGCTGCGCAACAACCTGCAGTCGCAGAACCGCGGCGCAGTGGAGTTGCGCTGGGGCTTCCCGATCGGCAACCGGGTGCGCGGCTATGTGAAATATTTTAATGGCTACGGCGAGAGCCTGATCGACTACGATGAGTCGGTGCAGACGCTCGGCATTGGCTTCGAGCTGGCTCAGGGATTTTGA